The genome window CGTCTCCACCTCGCGGGTCATGTACTCCCCGACCGTCGGTTTCCCGCTCATCGTCCGCCGTAAACGTCCCCGGGATAAAAAGGGGGCGGGGCGACGGCTCGCTAACGAGGAACTGAGCGGGACAGGATAAGGAGGCGGAAAGAGAAGCCGCGGAACCGCTTACTGCGGGCTCGGGTTCGACGGGCCGGAGACGTTGCCGTCCTTCAGCGCCGACCCGGTGATCGACTTCAGCCGGGAGACGAGCGAGTCCTTCTCGGCCTCGCCTTCGAGGGCGATGTCGAGGACCTCGCTGATGTGCGAGACCGGGATGACCTCGATCATCTCCTCGTACTCGTCTTCGATCATCACGTCCTGCTCGTTGGCCGCGGGGATGATCACCCGGTCGCAGCCGGCCTTCGCGGCCGCCTCGATCTTGTGGGTGACACCGCCGACGGGGAGCACGTCGCCGCGGACCGACAGCGAGCCGGTCATCGCGAGGCTCTGGTCGACGCCGACGTTCTCCAGCGCGCTTATGACGGCGGTCGCGACCGTGATGGACGCGCTATCCCCGTCGACGCCCTGCTGGCCCGTCTGGATGAACTGGATGTGGATGTCCTTCTCGGAGATGTTCTCGTCGGAGAACTTCTTGATGATCGCCGAGACGTTCTGGACCGACTCCTCGGCCATCTCCTTCAGCTGGCCGGTGGCGATCACCTGGCCGCCGCTCTGGGTGGGCGTCACCTCGGCCATCACCGGGAGCATGATCCCGGAGTCCTCGCCCATCACGGCGAGGCCGTTGACGCGGCCGGTGACGTAGCCGTCGGAGACCTGGAGCTCGTAGTCCTTCCGGCGCTCGATGTAGTCGTCGGCGAGCTGCTGTTCGATGGACCGCGAGCGGCCCTTCGCCTGAAGGACGTGGTCGCGGGTGGTGTAGTCGGCGTCCTCGCCGCGGGCGATGTCGCCCGCGACGCGGACGAGTCCGCCGAGGTTCCGGAACAGGAGCGTGAGGTGGCCCTTCCGGCCGGAGCGGCGCTTGGCCTCGAGGATGACCTCCTCGACGGCCTCGGCCGTGAACTCCGGCAGGCGGCCGTCCTTCGCGACCTCCTGGGCGATGAACCGGACGTACTTCCGGCGCATCTCCGGGGTGTCCTCGATCGTGTCCTCCATGTACACCTCGTAGCCGTACCCCTTGATACGGCTCCGCAGCGCCGGGTGCATGTTCTCCATCGCGTCGAGGTTCCCGGCCGCGATCATGACGAAGTCGGTCGGGACGGGCTCGGTCTGGACCATCGCGCCCGAGGAGCGCTCGGACTGGCCCGTGATCGAGAACTCGCCCTCCTGAATCGCCGTCATGAGGTGCTGCTGGCTGCGGATGTCGAGCGTGTTGATCTCGTCGATGAACAGCACGCCCTTGTTCGCCTTGTGGATGGCGCCCGCCTCGACGCGGTCGTGGCTGGGCGTCTCCATTCCGCCGGACTGGAACGGGTCGTGCCGGACGTCGCCGAGCAGCGCGCCGGCGTGCGCGCCGGTCGCGTCGCGGAACGGCGCCGTCTTCGTGTCGCCGTTGTTCACCAGCAGGTTCGGGATCATCGCGTCCGACCCGCGGTTGAGGTAGCGGAAGACGAGGTAGACGACCCCGGCGGCGATGATGCCGACGAGGATCTGGCCGACGATGATGAGCGCGTAGCCCAGCACGACGGCGATGATGATCCACATGAGGAGCGACCGCATCTGGTTGCGCTTGCGCGCCTCCTCGCGGTGCGCCTCGACGATCTGGTCGCCCTTGCCGGCCGGCACCGTGCGGACCTTCGGCTTGTTGCCGTCGTCGGGGTTGTGGTACACCAAGACGTCCTGGAGCTCCTCTTTGGGGAGGAGCTCGGACATCGCCTTCGCGAGCATCGACTTCCCGGTCCCGGGCGAGCCGATCATCATCACGTGGCGGCGCTGCTTGGCCGCCTTGATGATCACGTCGCGGGCGTGCTCCTGCCCGATGACCTGGTCGACGAGCCGGTCGGGGATCTCCAGCTCGGCGGTCGTGTCGATCTTGAGCCCGCCGAGGAGGTCGTCCTCGTCCGGGTCCTCCTCGATCTCGGCGCCCTCGACCTCGACGGTGCTACCGAGTTCGTCGATCCCGCCGTCGTCGGCCGGATCGGGGTTGTTACCGTTCCGGGCCCCGTCGGAGTCCTCTCCGACGACCTCGGTCTCGTCGAACCCGTCCCCGTCGTCGACGACGACCCCGTCGTCCCAGGGGTCGTCCCCGTCGTCGGGGTCCGCGGCCGACTCCCCGTCCTCGGGGTCCGCCGCCGACCCGTCGTCGGAGTCCGCGGCGTCGTCGACGCCGGGGTCGTTCGCCGGACCGTCGTCGGGCTCGGGATCGCCGCGCGCGGCGTCCTCGCCGTTCCCCGCCGGACTCGAGTCGTCGACGCCGCCGTGGGGCGGTTCGTCGGGGTCGTCGGCCGTCGGGTCGTTCGTGTCCTTCTCGTTGCTCATAGAATCGGGTGTCGCTATCGAAAAGGACGGGTCGGCTACTGATATACTTTCTCCCCCCGGAGGCGCCGGCATGGGGGCAGCAAACGCCGTTTTGAAGCCGTATATCCGCCGATCTCGGCGTCCGAGCGTTCCCACGGGGTTTATAAATGACGCCGACGGTACGTACACTCATGCGGGGGTTCTACATCGGCCGGTATCAGCCGTTTCACGACGGCCACCGGCACATGGTGGAAGAGATCGCGGCGGAGGTCGACGAGCTCGTCTTGGGGATCGGCTCCGCCGGCGACTCCCACACCACGCGGAACCCCTTCACGGCCGGCGAGCGCGTGATGATGGTGACGAAGGCCGTCGAGGAGCTGGACGCCACCACCTACGTCGTCCCCATCGAGGATCTCGACCGCAACTCCGTCTGGGTGAGTCACGTCCAGAGCATGACCCCGCGGTTCGATGTCGCGTACTCGAACAACCCGCTCGTGGTCCGCCTGTTCGAGGAGGCGGGCGTCGAGGTGCGCCAGTCGCCGATGTTCCGCCGCGACGTGCTGGAGGGAACCGAGCTCCGCGA of Halorubrum trapanicum contains these proteins:
- the lonB gene encoding ATP-dependent protease LonB encodes the protein MSNEKDTNDPTADDPDEPPHGGVDDSSPAGNGEDAARGDPEPDDGPANDPGVDDAADSDDGSAADPEDGESAADPDDGDDPWDDGVVVDDGDGFDETEVVGEDSDGARNGNNPDPADDGGIDELGSTVEVEGAEIEEDPDEDDLLGGLKIDTTAELEIPDRLVDQVIGQEHARDVIIKAAKQRRHVMMIGSPGTGKSMLAKAMSELLPKEELQDVLVYHNPDDGNKPKVRTVPAGKGDQIVEAHREEARKRNQMRSLLMWIIIAVVLGYALIIVGQILVGIIAAGVVYLVFRYLNRGSDAMIPNLLVNNGDTKTAPFRDATGAHAGALLGDVRHDPFQSGGMETPSHDRVEAGAIHKANKGVLFIDEINTLDIRSQQHLMTAIQEGEFSITGQSERSSGAMVQTEPVPTDFVMIAAGNLDAMENMHPALRSRIKGYGYEVYMEDTIEDTPEMRRKYVRFIAQEVAKDGRLPEFTAEAVEEVILEAKRRSGRKGHLTLLFRNLGGLVRVAGDIARGEDADYTTRDHVLQAKGRSRSIEQQLADDYIERRKDYELQVSDGYVTGRVNGLAVMGEDSGIMLPVMAEVTPTQSGGQVIATGQLKEMAEESVQNVSAIIKKFSDENISEKDIHIQFIQTGQQGVDGDSASITVATAVISALENVGVDQSLAMTGSLSVRGDVLPVGGVTHKIEAAAKAGCDRVIIPAANEQDVMIEDEYEEMIEVIPVSHISEVLDIALEGEAEKDSLVSRLKSITGSALKDGNVSGPSNPSPQ
- a CDS encoding nicotinamide-nucleotide adenylyltransferase, giving the protein MRGFYIGRYQPFHDGHRHMVEEIAAEVDELVLGIGSAGDSHTTRNPFTAGERVMMVTKAVEELDATTYVVPIEDLDRNSVWVSHVQSMTPRFDVAYSNNPLVVRLFEEAGVEVRQSPMFRRDVLEGTELRERMIRGRDWEALVPDAVVDVIREVDGVERIRRIAETDSNGDEPSDQ